The Candidatus Binatia bacterium region CGCTCCAGAATATTCCAGCTGAGCTGCAACATGCAGACGACCGTGCCGGTAAGGTGCTCTATCGTCTGCGTTCGTTCAAATGCCGCTTGAAGAAGGCGCGCCGCCGAGTACTGCAGGGCCAGGAGAAGGGCCTCTCTGGCTTCGCCGTCGGTCAGCCTCAGCTCCTGTACATACGAGTTCCAGAACGCGCGAGCCGGCGAACGCATCCTGTCGAGGGGAAACCGGGTGAGTTCGAGGAATTGTTGTGGGGTGGCATCGGCGAGGACGGGTATCGCATGCACCCAGAGACTCAAGTAGTCACAGAAGACGGAGCCAACATCCCAGCTGGGGTCGCCGGTTTCGCACGTCTCCCAGTCCACGATCTTGAGTGCCCAATCGGCCGGTGTTCGAGGAGTCATGACGCAGTTATCCGCCTTGAGATCAAAATGGATTAAGGTGCGGGGCCGCCACTTGGTTCGGAGGTCGTCGAGATGAGCGCCGAAAGCGGGAAACTCCTGGATCGCGGCGATGAGGTCCAGATTGGCGGAACTGGCCTCACGCAACACGCCGATCCACGGCCGGTGAATCGAGAGGGGCCATGCCGGGCCGAAACGCATGCCGCCGCCGGGCTCCCTTCGTGGAGGCAGTCGGTGAAGGGCAGCCAGGGCCCGACCCATGGCCACGGCCGCCCCGCCCGGAATGCGTCCATGATTCGCGTAAAAATCCCGAAGCGTTTGTGCGCCCCGCGACAGGCCTAGTACGAGTAGTCCATCGCGTTCGTGATAGCCGAAAAACTCGGGCAGGGCGTCGTGAAGTGCGTTGCGGGGAGATTGAGAAAGCAGGTACTGGTAGATCGAGGCTTCTCGATGCACCGAGGAGACCGCCTCAGGGCCATTTCCCTGCTTCACGAAATAGCAGGGCCCCTCAGGCGAGTGAATTCTGTGGCTGCGGTTCCTTCCCTGGGCGCCTTCGATGCACAATTGCTCATCGAGTAGTGTCCGTTCGTCCAGGAGACCAGATCGAAGCAGCACGCGGATGATTTCGGTTTCGTCCAGCATCGGTCCGGGACCGGGATTTGCAGGCGGCGTCTAAAACCGGGGTGAGCCCCTCCCCTTAGCCGCAGCGTATGGAATTGGTGAAGCAGCCGAAGACCCGGGACTCTTGGTTCGTCGTCGTACCCTGAGGCCAATCGATGGGCCACGATCGCGACGCTGCCTGCTGAAGGTACTGATCCGCAAGTCTTCCACTCAGGAAGCGCGCCTGATCATCGATCCGCGCAACCATCACTTCTCGGATCACGGCAGTTCCCTTGAGCCACAAAACGGTGCGTGCGGGTTCCTCGCCCATCGTCTTCTGGTCCAGAATATCCTTGGTCTGGACCTCCAGGAACGTGTTCAAGTCCAGGTTGAGATAGAGAACGACCGTCTTGGGCGCATTCGTCTTGGACGCATTCGTGGTCTTGAGGAAGCCGCTGATGGCCCGTGCATCGGGATGCTCGGCAGGGTCAAAAGCCAGATGGTCGAGCCAGGAGCCTTGGGGCGTGTTTGAATCTCGGCGGGTCCGCTTCCTCTTGGCCATTTGTCCCCCCTTACTGCCGACGGAGCGGGTCCATTCGGCAGGACGGCTGGCTCGAGAATTACGGATGGCTAGATCCCTTACTATATCTGATTCAGGGCCATAAATCAAGCGAGAAGGCTCCTGGTGCGGATGATCCATCTCCGACGGAATCCATGGAACAGCGATGGGAACCGGTCATGCCTGGCTCGCACCATTGCTGTACCCTCTCAGACGAAGGCCACCGGCAATCAAACCCAAGAGGACGGCGTCCCCGATGATCGGTAAGAAGCTGCGCGCGTACGAAATCACCGAGGAGATCGGCTCCGGCGGCATGGCCACCGTCTACCGGGCCTACCAGCCCAGCATGGACCGGCACGTGGCCATCAAGGTGATCCGGTCGAGCATCCTTCACGACAAGGACCTCCGGGAGCGCTTCCAGCGCGAGGCCCGGCTCATCGCCCGGCTGGAGCATCCGCACCTGCTGCCCGTCTACGATTTCGACGGCGAGCACGATCCCCCCTACATCGTGATGCGCTATCTCGAAGGGGGCACGCTGAAGCAGGTCCACCAGAAGGGGCCGGTCCCGCGCGGGGAGTTCCTCTTCCTGCTCCGCCAGCTGGCCGGCGCGCTCGACTACGCGCACCGGCAGGGCGTGGTGCATCGCGACCTCAAGCCCTCGAACGTGATGATCGACCGCGAGGGGAACGCCTTCCTGACCGATTTCGGGATCGCGCGCGCCGCCGGGGGCGACAAGGACCTGACGGGCACCGGGCTCATGATCGGCACGCCCGGGTACATGTCCCCCGAGCAGGCGCGGGGCGACGGCAAGGTGGACCGGGCCGCCGACATCTATTCGCTCGGGGTCATCGCCTTCGAGACGCTCACGGGCTCCGCGCCCTACGAGCACGAGAACGGCTTCGAAGTGATCCTCGCCCATCTCAACAGCCCCATTCCCCGGGCGAGCGAGCGTGCTCGCGACCTGCCCAAGGCGGTCGACGCCGTGCTTGCCCGCGCGATGGCCAAGGCGCCGGGCGACCGGTACGCGACCGCCTCCGAGCTCGTGGACGCCCTGATGCGCGCACTGAAGATCAAGCCCAGCGACGCCCCCTCGGAGATCCGGTCGATGACCCAGACGATCTCCGTCGATCAGCTGAACGCGCGCCGCA contains the following coding sequences:
- a CDS encoding aminoglycoside phosphotransferase family protein; this translates as MLDETEIIRVLLRSGLLDERTLLDEQLCIEGAQGRNRSHRIHSPEGPCYFVKQGNGPEAVSSVHREASIYQYLLSQSPRNALHDALPEFFGYHERDGLLVLGLSRGAQTLRDFYANHGRIPGGAAVAMGRALAALHRLPPRREPGGGMRFGPAWPLSIHRPWIGVLREASSANLDLIAAIQEFPAFGAHLDDLRTKWRPRTLIHFDLKADNCVMTPRTPADWALKIVDWETCETGDPSWDVGSVFCDYLSLWVHAIPVLADATPQQFLELTRFPLDRMRSPARAFWNSYVQELRLTDGEAREALLLALQYSAARLLQAAFERTQTIEHLTGTVVCMLQLSWNILERPGEAAHQLLGIAA